One region of Nitrospirota bacterium genomic DNA includes:
- a CDS encoding geranylgeranyl reductase family protein, which yields MHSSTTYDAIVVGLGPAGSTAAYEIARAGRTVLALDRDRFPRYKVCGGGISARVDALLGGVHRKVVEQTVSVMTFRYCGQEAFTVGGRDPIASFVMRDRFDAVLAERAARAGACLQDGEPVISVEETAEGVQVVTPTATYRARFLVGADGANSRIARRINPAPSRGVYGLEAEIALPNGSNEVILEMGAVPGGYGWIFPKQKGMSIGIGGFRVPDRQPKAAFERFAALQSGLRDVALTTPVGHPIPIYAKGGRVASARVGLVGDAARLVDPFFGEGIYYGILSGERLGQTIAHQLDHGGVDLSAYVRWVEADLAPEFAVADRLAAIAYGYPRLWYEAMRAHPDVVGWFFDVLRGTSRFQDLWARLRRHVFRLAPAALVGRAAALFAR from the coding sequence ATGCATAGTTCAACGACCTACGACGCGATTGTCGTGGGGCTGGGGCCGGCGGGATCGACCGCGGCGTATGAGATCGCCCGCGCCGGACGCACCGTGCTGGCGCTCGACCGGGATCGGTTCCCCCGATACAAAGTGTGCGGCGGGGGGATTTCAGCCCGTGTCGACGCGCTGCTCGGTGGCGTTCACCGAAAGGTCGTCGAGCAGACGGTCTCGGTGATGACGTTTCGCTACTGTGGGCAAGAGGCGTTTACCGTGGGGGGCCGGGATCCCATCGCGTCATTCGTCATGCGCGATCGTTTCGACGCCGTCCTGGCCGAACGCGCCGCTCGCGCAGGGGCGTGTCTCCAAGATGGAGAACCCGTCATCTCGGTCGAAGAAACGGCTGAGGGCGTTCAGGTCGTGACCCCCACGGCCACGTACCGAGCCCGATTTCTGGTCGGCGCGGATGGCGCGAACAGCCGAATCGCGAGGCGGATCAATCCCGCCCCTTCTCGCGGTGTGTACGGGCTCGAAGCTGAGATTGCGCTCCCCAACGGTTCGAATGAAGTGATTCTGGAGATGGGCGCGGTCCCCGGCGGATACGGGTGGATCTTTCCCAAGCAAAAGGGCATGTCGATCGGCATCGGGGGATTCCGTGTTCCCGACCGCCAGCCCAAAGCGGCGTTTGAACGGTTCGCGGCGCTTCAATCCGGGCTCCGGGACGTGGCCCTCACCACGCCGGTCGGGCACCCGATCCCCATCTACGCCAAGGGCGGGCGAGTCGCTTCAGCGCGCGTCGGGCTGGTCGGGGACGCCGCGCGCCTCGTGGATCCTTTTTTCGGCGAGGGTATTTATTACGGGATCCTCAGCGGTGAACGCCTCGGCCAAACCATCGCCCATCAACTCGACCACGGGGGAGTCGATCTCAGCGCGTACGTGCGTTGGGTTGAGGCGGACCTGGCTCCGGAATTTGCCGTGGCCGATCGGTTGGCTGCGATCGCCTACGGCTATCCACGGCTCTGGTACGAGGCCATGCGGGCTCACCCGGATGTGGTCGGCTGGTTTTTCGACGTCCTGCGCGGCACGAGCCGCTTTCAAGACCTGTGGGCGCGGCTGCGACGCCACGTCTTCCGCCTCGCGCCCGCCGCCTTGGTGGGTCGAGCCGCCGCGCTGTTTGCGCGCTAG
- a CDS encoding bifunctional precorrin-2 dehydrogenase/sirohydrochlorin ferrochelatase — protein MPAEPRAYPAMLVLRDCAVVVIGGGRIATRKVRDLVATGARVTLISPTLSAPLQRWVREGRVRHLARPYRRGDLKGSRLAIAATPDPHEQARIAAEARTTATWVNVVDQPALCDFLAPAVFRRGHLIITVSTDGKNPALARWVKHRLAALVGPEYARLTALLAAVRSALRAAGVPPTARRRMTDRLLDADLPALVRAKDRPGIVRLIRRVTGLAHLAPSARIAGSRRRPTQSRRHASLSPAIR, from the coding sequence GTGCCGGCTGAGCCTCGGGCCTACCCTGCGATGCTCGTGCTGCGGGACTGCGCCGTGGTGGTCATTGGCGGGGGTCGGATCGCCACCCGAAAGGTGAGGGATCTGGTGGCGACCGGCGCGAGAGTCACGCTGATCAGTCCGACGTTGAGCGCCCCGCTCCAGCGGTGGGTTCGCGAGGGGCGCGTGCGCCACCTCGCCCGCCCGTATCGGCGCGGAGATCTCAAAGGCTCGCGCCTGGCAATCGCCGCCACGCCGGATCCCCACGAGCAGGCGCGGATCGCGGCGGAAGCCCGCACCACCGCGACCTGGGTCAACGTAGTGGATCAGCCCGCGCTCTGCGACTTTCTCGCGCCGGCGGTCTTTCGGCGGGGCCACTTGATCATCACCGTGTCCACCGATGGAAAAAACCCGGCACTGGCGCGTTGGGTGAAACACCGGCTCGCCGCGTTGGTGGGTCCGGAGTATGCTCGGCTCACCGCCCTTTTGGCCGCGGTTCGTTCGGCGTTGCGCGCGGCCGGCGTCCCGCCGACTGCGCGCCGTCGGATGACCGACCGACTCCTGGACGCCGACCTACCCGCCTTGGTCCGCGCCAAAGACCGGCCGGGGATCGTGCGCCTCATCCGGCGGGTGACCGGGCTGGCGCACCTCGCGCCTTCTGCGCGAATCGCCGGCTCGCGCCGACGCCCCACACAGAGCCGCCGTCATGCCTCGCTCTCCCCAGCCATTCGATAA
- the bamD gene encoding outer membrane protein assembly factor BamD gives MIRRSVLISVLAAALWLPGCATPEDPALKPLLALSDLQYDAGVIMNKAENLYDEKKWDEAEVEYQRFLELHPVHRWAPHAQFKLALCYDRRIPAVGRDPTIAEKAQAAFERVLSYPDSRYHEAARAKLTEVRRYLAQSDFQVGRFYYKQGQYPAAIVRFQKVLDAKVEGAVTEDATYFLALAYERDGQVDKASETAQALLDTFPQTRHAKDVAKLKARLGSRAG, from the coding sequence ATGATTCGTCGGTCCGTGCTCATCTCCGTCCTGGCCGCAGCCCTGTGGCTGCCGGGCTGCGCCACCCCCGAGGACCCCGCGCTCAAGCCGCTGCTGGCGTTGAGCGACCTCCAGTACGACGCGGGGGTGATCATGAATAAAGCCGAAAACTTGTACGACGAGAAAAAGTGGGATGAGGCCGAAGTCGAGTATCAGCGGTTCCTCGAGCTGCATCCGGTTCACCGGTGGGCGCCGCACGCGCAGTTCAAACTGGCGCTGTGTTACGACCGGCGGATCCCCGCGGTCGGCCGCGACCCCACGATCGCCGAGAAAGCACAGGCCGCGTTCGAACGGGTACTGTCGTACCCGGATTCCCGATACCATGAGGCGGCTCGGGCCAAGTTGACCGAGGTCCGTCGCTACCTCGCGCAGTCCGATTTCCAGGTCGGACGTTTCTACTACAAGCAGGGCCAGTATCCCGCCGCAATCGTCAGATTCCAGAAGGTGCTCGACGCCAAGGTGGAGGGCGCCGTGACCGAAGACGCAACCTACTTCCTGGCGTTGGCCTACGAACGCGACGGGCAAGTCGACAAAGCGAGCGAAACCGCGCAGGCGCTGCTCGACACTTTCCCCCAGACGCGCCACGCCAAAGACGTCGCGAAACTCAAGGCCCGTTTAGGCTCCCGTGCCGGCTGA
- a CDS encoding AarF/UbiB family protein produces the protein MTAPGALLRIARVVVLALGILARYQALALVSWLSSDETRAARRSRLHRASAIRLREAAIRFRGVFIKLGQFMSARVDILPEEYTEELAALQDQVPPMPFPPIRERVVLELGRPLDQSFAAFAPEPIAAASLGQVHEATLPDGRRVAVKVQYPGVQAVVATDLRAARLVLRLLQWRFSRFRFDTLYDEFARVLQGELNYLNEGRSADRFRINFAAEPSVVVPEVVWSHTTAHVLTLEFVEGIKITRFDEIRAKGIDLRAVARLIARAYMQQILLHRFFHGDPHPGNLFVQQGIDGEPRLVFVDFGIMQRITPQMHDGITQTIRAIIDRDVPEIVRGLQLLGFIAVTGNLADIERAVDFFMDRYRDMPPRMFKNITVLEIADDVEQFFRVSHALQVPNNFILFGRTAGMLNGLCAKLDPELNLIELAKPYAVEFLKAERGIWSRLMRQGREWGDVVLSLPQELHAFLSRANRGEFQTLMSSEDVSGRISQLYRLSHRTLLAAVALGGVWSAVLLSERGHAVAAAACAVGAVIAFALFLVSVARG, from the coding sequence GTGACCGCGCCGGGGGCCCTGCTTCGGATCGCCCGCGTGGTGGTCCTGGCGCTCGGGATTCTGGCACGGTATCAAGCGCTCGCGCTGGTCTCCTGGCTGTCCTCCGACGAGACTCGTGCCGCTCGGCGGTCCCGCCTGCACCGGGCGTCGGCGATCCGACTCCGCGAGGCGGCGATCCGGTTCCGCGGCGTGTTCATCAAGCTCGGGCAATTCATGAGCGCCCGGGTCGATATCCTTCCCGAGGAGTACACCGAAGAACTGGCCGCCCTGCAGGACCAAGTTCCGCCCATGCCGTTCCCGCCGATCCGGGAGCGCGTGGTCCTCGAACTGGGCCGGCCGCTGGACCAGTCGTTTGCGGCGTTTGCCCCGGAACCCATCGCCGCGGCCTCGCTGGGCCAGGTGCACGAAGCCACGTTGCCGGACGGCCGTCGCGTGGCGGTCAAGGTGCAGTACCCGGGCGTCCAAGCCGTGGTGGCCACGGATCTTCGCGCCGCACGTCTGGTGCTCCGGTTGCTGCAGTGGCGATTTTCCAGATTTCGTTTCGACACGCTGTACGACGAGTTCGCCCGCGTCCTGCAAGGCGAGCTGAACTACCTCAACGAAGGGCGTTCCGCGGACCGCTTTCGGATCAATTTTGCGGCCGAGCCGTCGGTGGTAGTTCCGGAAGTCGTGTGGTCGCACACCACCGCGCACGTGTTGACGTTGGAATTCGTGGAGGGGATCAAAATCACCCGCTTCGACGAGATCCGCGCAAAGGGCATCGACCTGCGCGCCGTGGCTCGCCTGATCGCCCGCGCGTACATGCAGCAAATTCTTCTGCACCGCTTCTTCCACGGAGATCCGCATCCGGGCAATCTCTTCGTGCAGCAGGGAATCGACGGCGAGCCGCGTCTGGTGTTCGTGGACTTCGGCATCATGCAACGCATCACGCCGCAAATGCACGACGGGATCACGCAGACCATCCGCGCGATCATCGACCGGGACGTTCCCGAGATCGTGCGCGGTTTGCAGCTCTTGGGATTCATCGCCGTGACCGGTAACCTCGCGGACATCGAGCGGGCCGTGGATTTTTTTATGGACCGGTATCGCGACATGCCGCCGCGCATGTTCAAGAACATCACCGTCTTGGAGATCGCGGACGACGTGGAGCAGTTTTTCCGCGTGTCGCACGCGCTGCAAGTGCCCAACAACTTCATCCTGTTCGGTCGAACCGCCGGGATGTTGAACGGGCTGTGCGCCAAGCTCGATCCCGAACTGAATCTGATCGAGCTGGCCAAGCCCTACGCGGTGGAATTCCTCAAAGCTGAACGCGGGATCTGGTCGCGGTTGATGCGGCAGGGCCGCGAGTGGGGCGATGTGGTGCTGTCGTTGCCGCAGGAGCTGCACGCGTTTCTGTCGCGGGCCAACCGCGGAGAGTTTCAAACGTTGATGTCGTCGGAAGACGTGAGCGGACGGATCTCGCAGCTCTACCGGCTCTCGCATCGGACGTTGCTGGCCGCGGTCGCGCTCGGCGGGGTCTGGAGCGCGGTGTTGTTGTCGGAGCGCGGCCACGCGGTCGCGGCCGCGGCGTGCGCCGTGGGAGCGGTCATCGCGTTCGCACTGTTTCTGGTATCCGTCGCGCGCGGCTAG
- a CDS encoding patatin-like phospholipase family protein, producing MASLGLALGGGGVRGFAHLGVLRVLEREGLAPRAIAGTSMGAIVAALYALLPTIDAVEGTLGEFFKRFAPTLTQLAVRAASSPGGIALDEPSLLAPTVFHRHFDQLIPDTTFERARVPLAVVAVDLVSGEEVVYTTGPVRPAVLGSAALPGVFPPIAFDGRVLVDGGWTSRIPVDAARQLGAERVVAIEVSDDADAVFPPNQPHSGLRIVLRAAEITRNHLARLSAQRADLLLVPPTGDVALHDVSRVADCVRLGVEAAQARLGEIRALVAGRSA from the coding sequence ATGGCTTCTCTTGGTCTGGCCCTAGGGGGCGGCGGGGTACGAGGGTTCGCCCACCTCGGCGTGCTGCGCGTGCTGGAGCGGGAGGGCCTGGCGCCTCGCGCAATCGCCGGCACCAGTATGGGCGCGATCGTCGCGGCACTCTATGCCCTGCTGCCCACTATCGACGCCGTGGAAGGGACCCTGGGCGAGTTCTTCAAGCGCTTCGCGCCGACGTTGACCCAGCTCGCCGTGCGGGCTGCGTCAAGCCCCGGGGGCATCGCCCTCGACGAGCCGTCTCTGCTGGCTCCCACCGTGTTTCACCGGCACTTCGACCAGTTGATTCCGGACACGACCTTCGAGCGCGCCCGCGTGCCGCTGGCCGTGGTCGCGGTCGATCTGGTCTCCGGGGAAGAGGTGGTGTATACGACAGGACCGGTACGCCCCGCCGTGCTGGGTAGTGCCGCGTTGCCCGGCGTCTTCCCCCCGATCGCGTTCGACGGCCGGGTGCTCGTAGACGGCGGATGGACCAGTCGCATCCCCGTCGACGCGGCACGTCAACTGGGGGCGGAGCGCGTGGTGGCGATCGAGGTCTCGGACGATGCGGACGCCGTCTTCCCTCCCAACCAACCCCACTCCGGGCTTCGGATCGTCCTGCGCGCCGCCGAGATCACCCGCAACCATCTGGCCAGGCTCTCGGCCCAACGCGCCGACCTCCTGCTGGTGCCGCCCACCGGCGACGTTGCACTGCACGACGTCTCGCGTGTCGCGGATTGTGTCCGTCTCGGAGTTGAGGCGGCGCAGGCGCGTCTCGGGGAGATTCGTGCGCTGGTGGCGGGGCGGTCGGCGTAG
- a CDS encoding site-2 protease family protein, translated as MSDQIPSASWSPPASSEPSVREIPLDEPQARPAYGLALALFVATLGTTLLAGALMDGANPFIHPADLVRGIPFSLTLMAILLTHEMGHYITSRHYGVRASLPYFIPAPPILFMIGTFGAFINMRSPILRRGPLLEIGAMGPIAGFVVAVVAVIAGLLQSSVQPENSLDGMKLGSPLLLQGLGAWLVDTPAKGYDLVLHPVAFAGWIGLFVTALNLLPIGQLDGGHITYALFGRRHKMISIIAVLGLAVLGVVGWPGWLVWGILGAMLGLRHPPVIDQTLPLNRRQRAIAWASLVIFVLTFTPVPFSV; from the coding sequence ATGTCCGACCAAATCCCTTCCGCTTCCTGGTCCCCGCCGGCTTCGTCGGAACCGTCGGTGCGGGAGATCCCGCTGGACGAGCCTCAAGCGCGTCCCGCCTACGGGCTTGCGTTGGCCTTGTTCGTAGCCACGCTGGGGACCACGCTGCTGGCCGGCGCGCTCATGGACGGCGCGAATCCGTTCATTCATCCGGCGGACCTTGTCCGCGGGATCCCGTTTTCGCTCACCCTGATGGCGATCTTATTGACCCACGAGATGGGGCACTACATCACCTCCCGCCACTACGGGGTGCGAGCCAGTCTGCCGTATTTTATCCCCGCGCCCCCGATTCTCTTCATGATCGGGACGTTCGGCGCGTTTATCAATATGCGCTCCCCGATCCTGCGCCGCGGCCCGCTGCTGGAGATCGGGGCTATGGGACCCATCGCGGGGTTCGTGGTGGCGGTGGTGGCCGTGATTGCGGGCCTCCTGCAGTCCTCGGTCCAGCCCGAGAATTCGCTCGACGGCATGAAGCTGGGTTCACCGTTGTTGCTGCAAGGTCTCGGAGCGTGGCTGGTGGACACCCCGGCCAAAGGATACGACCTCGTGCTCCATCCCGTGGCGTTTGCGGGGTGGATCGGATTGTTCGTGACCGCGCTGAACCTGTTGCCCATCGGGCAACTCGACGGCGGACACATCACCTACGCGTTGTTCGGAAGGCGGCATAAGATGATTTCGATCATCGCGGTACTGGGGCTCGCGGTCTTGGGTGTGGTCGGCTGGCCGGGTTGGCTGGTGTGGGGCATCTTGGGCGCCATGCTTGGTTTGCGCCATCCGCCGGTCATTGATCAGACCCTCCCCCTGAACCGGCGCCAACGCGCGATTGCGTGGGCCAGCCTCGTCATTTTTGTCTTGACGTTTACCCCCGTCCCATTTTCGGTCTAA
- a CDS encoding MFS transporter, whose amino-acid sequence MTDAPASVKERWAWCGYDFANSAFTTIIVTVAYSVYFARVVAPQDGEAWWGRGYAVSMLLAGLLSPILGAVADATASKRWFLIAMTTVCVVPTFLLGWVGPGDLAWGLGLFIVANIGYNAALHLYDAFLKELTTADAMGRLSGWGWGFGYLGGLVSLALVYPFIAGGMDGEAASRYRLAFPLTAAFFAIAALPTFLWLRERAIPARVVGSAWTAGVQRVIETLRGLGQYRSLLRYFLAYFLYNDAVNTVFVFAAIFATQVLAFTANELVIFFLIMQLSSAAGAWGFGWVTDRLGGVRAISVTLVVLIGLTIWASQVETAPEFYAIGLFTGALLGGNQAASRTLLAHFAPPGRGAEFFGLFSLTSKFAATLGPLLYGEIARVTGSHRAAVLSIGALFFAGLLLLQRVDESAGRREATGCTTADALPG is encoded by the coding sequence GTGACTGACGCGCCGGCATCCGTCAAAGAACGGTGGGCGTGGTGCGGCTACGACTTCGCCAACTCCGCGTTTACAACGATCATCGTCACGGTCGCGTACAGCGTGTACTTCGCGCGCGTGGTTGCCCCGCAAGACGGAGAAGCCTGGTGGGGACGCGGATACGCAGTTTCGATGCTGCTGGCGGGTCTGTTGTCTCCGATCTTGGGTGCGGTCGCCGACGCCACCGCGTCCAAACGCTGGTTTCTCATCGCCATGACGACGGTGTGCGTCGTTCCCACGTTCTTGTTGGGTTGGGTGGGACCCGGCGACCTCGCGTGGGGCCTGGGGCTGTTCATCGTGGCCAATATCGGCTACAACGCCGCCCTGCACCTCTACGATGCCTTTCTCAAAGAGTTGACGACCGCCGATGCCATGGGTCGCCTGTCGGGGTGGGGCTGGGGGTTCGGCTACCTGGGGGGCCTGGTGTCGCTCGCATTGGTCTATCCGTTTATTGCGGGCGGCATGGATGGTGAGGCCGCCTCCCGCTATCGCCTGGCGTTCCCCTTGACTGCCGCGTTCTTCGCGATCGCCGCGTTGCCCACCTTTCTGTGGCTGCGGGAGCGCGCCATCCCGGCACGCGTCGTGGGATCGGCGTGGACTGCAGGTGTCCAACGGGTAATCGAGACGTTGCGGGGCCTTGGGCAATACCGCAGCCTGCTGCGATACTTTCTGGCGTATTTTCTCTACAACGACGCGGTCAATACCGTGTTCGTGTTCGCTGCGATCTTCGCGACCCAGGTGCTCGCGTTCACCGCCAACGAGCTGGTGATTTTTTTCCTCATCATGCAACTCTCGTCCGCCGCCGGGGCGTGGGGATTCGGGTGGGTGACCGATCGCTTGGGCGGCGTACGCGCCATCTCGGTCACGCTCGTCGTGCTCATTGGTCTGACGATCTGGGCGTCTCAAGTTGAAACCGCGCCCGAGTTCTACGCCATCGGCTTGTTCACCGGGGCGTTGCTCGGGGGCAATCAAGCCGCCAGTCGCACGTTGCTGGCGCACTTCGCGCCCCCGGGCCGGGGCGCAGAATTTTTCGGATTGTTCTCGCTGACCAGCAAATTCGCTGCCACCCTCGGGCCGTTGCTCTACGGCGAAATCGCGCGCGTGACCGGCAGTCACCGCGCCGCCGTGTTGTCGATCGGTGCGCTGTTCTTCGCCGGGTTGCTGCTGCTGCAACGAGTGGATGAATCGGCCGGGCGGCGCGAGGCCACCGGTTGTACCACCGCTGACGCGCTCCCTGGTTAG
- a CDS encoding inositol monophosphatase family protein has product MADPEDPYDDWLALAVDAARAAGDIIYRGMSDVLDIRFKGAINLVTQIDVAAERAVVDRLRAKVPDHGILAEEGSLHESPSPYRWLIDPLDGTTNYAHRFPFFCVSIGLQHAERMILGVVCDPLRDELFTAVRGGGAACNGRPLSVSSTDVLKESLVVTGFAYDPKRDTNVNFRHFEAMSRVVQGVRRTGSAALDLCYVAAGRSDGFWELSLSPWDTAAGQVIVEEAGGRVTDFSGRAFSPYTPEIVASNGKIHDAMLAVLNQSSTSSRD; this is encoded by the coding sequence ATGGCTGATCCGGAAGATCCCTACGACGACTGGCTGGCGCTCGCGGTGGATGCCGCACGCGCCGCGGGCGACATCATTTACCGCGGCATGTCCGACGTCCTCGATATCCGCTTCAAAGGCGCGATCAATCTGGTCACCCAGATCGACGTGGCGGCCGAACGCGCCGTGGTGGACCGCCTGCGGGCCAAGGTGCCGGATCACGGCATCCTGGCCGAAGAAGGATCGCTCCACGAAAGTCCTTCGCCGTACCGCTGGCTGATCGACCCCCTGGACGGGACTACGAACTACGCGCATCGGTTTCCGTTCTTCTGCGTCTCCATCGGGTTGCAGCACGCGGAACGCATGATTCTGGGCGTGGTGTGCGATCCCCTGCGCGACGAACTCTTCACCGCGGTGCGCGGCGGCGGAGCCGCCTGCAACGGTCGCCCGCTCTCGGTGTCGTCGACCGACGTGCTCAAGGAGAGTCTGGTCGTCACCGGATTCGCGTACGATCCCAAACGGGACACCAACGTCAATTTTCGACATTTCGAAGCCATGAGCCGCGTGGTCCAGGGCGTGCGACGGACCGGCTCCGCGGCGCTGGACCTGTGCTACGTGGCCGCGGGTCGCTCCGACGGCTTCTGGGAGCTGTCGCTCTCCCCCTGGGACACCGCAGCCGGCCAGGTCATCGTGGAAGAAGCCGGCGGCCGCGTGACGGATTTTTCGGGCCGCGCCTTTTCGCCCTACACTCCCGAAATCGTCGCCAGTAACGGCAAGATCCACGACGCGATGCTCGCCGTGCTTAATCAATCATCCACCTCGTCGCGTGACTGA
- a CDS encoding MATE family efflux transporter, translating to MTRRTIRRRRGRRGRIRRAMLALALPVVASTLLERAVVIIDVFLVGGLGASAIAAAGASQLLVLTLVSLVSGLPAGTVVVVAQLWGAGRKAEAAAGARRVVGIAAVVGCAVGAVGMIWGADAVVLLGAAPDVVNLAQPYLRIVFLAFPLMLLVTILSGVLQGTGDTKSPLYVTVVMNVIHVAIAYPTIYGRWGLPRWELEGAAVAVAVSTLVGSGWLFALVHRRGLLARGRSERFARAVARVGAPVSIDRTLQHASQLVFANVVLLYGTAAYAAHQVGLAIEALSFLPGAGFALAAETAFGRSLGANNVARARIQNLEANRMAVLTMAAMGAVFYFFPYVLLRSFTSDQAVIELGTLFLKIVALLQIPLAITMVFSGALKGAGDTRFLLVSTLVGAWGVRVPLALLFAYGFSLPLGAVWSIMLADWVVRMVLVLVRYRSGAWRSQRVLWRPETH from the coding sequence ATGACGCGTCGCACGATCCGCCGCCGACGGGGTCGACGCGGCCGTATCCGGCGCGCGATGCTGGCGCTGGCGCTACCCGTGGTGGCGTCGACTCTGCTCGAGCGCGCGGTCGTCATCATCGACGTGTTCCTGGTCGGTGGGCTCGGCGCCTCCGCGATCGCGGCCGCCGGCGCCAGCCAGTTGCTCGTGCTGACGTTGGTGAGTCTGGTGTCGGGATTGCCCGCAGGCACCGTGGTCGTGGTGGCGCAACTCTGGGGCGCGGGGCGAAAGGCGGAAGCCGCGGCCGGCGCGCGCCGCGTCGTGGGGATCGCCGCCGTGGTCGGGTGTGCCGTCGGAGCAGTGGGGATGATCTGGGGCGCGGACGCCGTGGTGTTGCTCGGAGCCGCCCCTGACGTCGTCAATCTGGCGCAGCCGTATCTGCGAATCGTTTTTCTGGCGTTCCCGTTGATGCTGTTGGTCACGATCCTGTCCGGCGTCCTGCAAGGCACGGGCGACACCAAGAGCCCGCTCTACGTGACCGTGGTCATGAACGTGATCCACGTCGCGATCGCGTATCCGACGATCTACGGCCGATGGGGCCTGCCGCGGTGGGAACTGGAAGGGGCCGCCGTCGCGGTCGCCGTGTCCACCCTGGTGGGTAGCGGCTGGCTGTTCGCTCTCGTGCACCGTCGCGGTCTCTTGGCGCGCGGCCGCAGCGAGCGCTTCGCGCGCGCGGTGGCGCGGGTCGGCGCGCCCGTGTCCATCGACCGCACGCTGCAACACGCGTCGCAGCTCGTGTTTGCAAACGTGGTGCTGTTGTACGGCACCGCGGCGTATGCCGCACACCAGGTGGGGCTGGCCATTGAAGCACTGTCATTTCTGCCTGGAGCGGGGTTCGCGTTGGCGGCGGAAACCGCGTTCGGTCGGAGTCTGGGGGCCAACAACGTGGCGCGCGCACGCATCCAGAACCTGGAGGCCAACCGCATGGCAGTCTTGACGATGGCGGCCATGGGGGCGGTGTTTTACTTTTTCCCCTATGTCCTGCTCCGATCGTTCACCAGCGATCAGGCCGTCATCGAACTTGGCACTCTCTTTCTGAAAATCGTGGCGCTGCTTCAGATCCCGCTGGCGATCACCATGGTGTTCTCGGGCGCGTTGAAAGGCGCGGGCGACACCCGGTTTCTGCTGGTCAGCACGTTGGTCGGCGCGTGGGGCGTGCGGGTGCCCCTGGCGCTCCTGTTCGCCTACGGGTTCAGTCTCCCGCTCGGGGCGGTGTGGAGCATCATGCTGGCGGATTGGGTCGTTCGGATGGTGCTGGTGCTCGTCCGGTATCGTTCCGGGGCCTGGCGCTCCCAGCGCGTCCTCTGGCGGCCTGAAACGCATTGA
- a CDS encoding glycine cleavage T C-terminal barrel domain-containing protein: MTTPGLKEEYHALRAGAGLLDHSDRVRLRITGAERAKFLQGILTNDTALLSPGRGLYGAVLTAKGKMQADLTAYALPEWFWVDSEPELAAKLPALLSRYTIGSDAAVADISSTHGLLGLYGPEAPRTLGVAFPGLAVPTTDLAVTETTWNGHQLVIAEAGYPGTPGYKVLVPAGALEVARQALVAAGATAVGAEALDAVRIESGVPRFGADMSEENFPPEARIEARAVSYTKGCYMGQETIARIKTYGHVNRLLVGLLPETDQPIPHGTKLYHPDVTSVLRENKEAGYVTSSVYSPALKRIIALGYVNRKVEAPGTIVTIGQDAAVHATVTALPFV, translated from the coding sequence TTGACCACTCCCGGACTCAAAGAGGAGTATCACGCACTGCGAGCCGGCGCCGGGCTCCTGGATCACTCAGACCGGGTGCGGCTCCGGATCACCGGCGCGGAGCGCGCCAAATTCCTGCAAGGCATCCTCACCAACGACACGGCGTTGCTGAGCCCCGGCCGGGGCCTGTACGGCGCGGTACTGACCGCCAAAGGTAAGATGCAGGCCGATCTCACCGCGTACGCCCTTCCGGAATGGTTCTGGGTGGACTCCGAGCCGGAGCTCGCGGCCAAACTCCCGGCACTGCTCAGCCGCTACACAATCGGCAGCGACGCCGCGGTTGCCGACATCTCAAGCACCCACGGCCTGCTGGGGCTCTACGGACCCGAAGCCCCACGCACGCTAGGCGTCGCATTTCCCGGTCTGGCGGTTCCGACCACCGACTTGGCCGTCACCGAAACGACGTGGAATGGGCATCAACTGGTCATCGCCGAAGCCGGATACCCTGGGACACCCGGGTATAAAGTGCTCGTGCCTGCCGGCGCCCTGGAGGTCGCACGGCAAGCGCTGGTTGCAGCAGGGGCAACAGCGGTTGGCGCCGAGGCCCTTGACGCCGTCCGTATCGAGAGCGGCGTCCCTCGGTTCGGGGCGGACATGAGCGAGGAGAATTTCCCCCCGGAAGCGCGAATCGAAGCGCGAGCGGTCAGTTACACCAAGGGTTGCTACATGGGGCAGGAAACGATCGCCCGCATCAAAACGTACGGGCACGTGAATCGGCTGTTGGTCGGACTGCTGCCCGAGACGGACCAGCCCATTCCGCACGGGACCAAACTCTACCACCCCGATGTGACGTCGGTGTTGCGGGAGAACAAAGAGGCCGGCTACGTTACCTCGTCGGTCTATTCCCCCGCGCTCAAACGCATCATCGCGCTCGGATACGTCAACCGGAAGGTTGAGGCGCCCGGGACGATCGTCACGATCGGCCAAGACGCGGCCGTTCACGCAACGGTCACTGCCTTGCCTTTCGTCTGA